One genomic region from Thermococcus sp. encodes:
- a CDS encoding S8 family peptidase, whose translation MRALPATFIIFIMLFSTLSVAVADSSFNETVTQPQLPHLTISDYVNKALIAIKAWRFDSTGLIRTNTGIYVDEQFWDWVTGSIQASANLTDMALDWLNTFKQKVQNDEEVDWIIITWLKPNDRIKEALEAVGAKVIYVDEGIHAITIRARPSLIKNLVYSKAFDFGYRFYIREVWPDLYVANSPATVENVNAALLQGNITPEQVANANWNIKLIKADLAWSKKGITGKGVTIAIVDTGVDCDHVMLQGACIAKANFVSDEPSDDLNGHGTHVASIAAGRPVKVNVDGKIVYVSGVAPEANVLAVKVLGKDGGGTMTQIIQGLDYVVEWKKKHPDEPIVVSMSLGSPFGSPRDPMVQKVEQLIREEHIPVVIAAGNEFVVIDSPGIATGAITVAAVDRDMKVAEFSGKGPGLNIYDIKPDIAAPGVKIVAARAGTKNEFIAMSGTSMATPHVSGVVALILQEHGTLTPETVKMILQKTAYPLDGINALPTWSGAGLVDAYAAVNAEPPKESFWGWLGRLLP comes from the coding sequence ATGAGGGCCCTTCCAGCGACTTTCATCATTTTCATTATGCTCTTTTCGACGCTCAGCGTTGCAGTAGCTGACAGCAGCTTCAACGAGACAGTCACTCAGCCTCAGCTCCCACACCTCACAATCTCTGACTACGTGAACAAGGCTCTCATCGCCATCAAGGCCTGGCGCTTCGACAGCACCGGGCTAATCAGGACGAACACGGGCATCTACGTGGATGAGCAGTTTTGGGATTGGGTGACTGGCTCGATCCAGGCAAGCGCAAACCTCACCGACATGGCGCTGGACTGGCTGAACACCTTCAAGCAGAAGGTCCAGAACGACGAGGAAGTCGACTGGATCATCATCACCTGGCTGAAGCCGAACGATCGCATCAAAGAGGCCCTTGAGGCAGTTGGGGCGAAAGTCATCTACGTTGACGAGGGCATCCATGCAATCACCATCCGCGCCCGCCCGAGCCTCATCAAGAACCTCGTCTATTCCAAGGCCTTCGACTTCGGCTACCGCTTCTACATCAGAGAAGTTTGGCCAGACCTCTACGTCGCCAACAGCCCGGCAACAGTTGAGAACGTCAACGCGGCCCTCCTCCAGGGCAACATCACTCCCGAACAGGTGGCCAACGCCAACTGGAACATCAAGCTGATAAAAGCGGATTTGGCCTGGAGCAAGAAGGGTATCACGGGCAAGGGTGTCACGATAGCGATCGTCGATACGGGCGTGGACTGCGACCACGTCATGCTCCAGGGCGCGTGCATAGCCAAAGCCAACTTCGTGAGCGACGAGCCTTCCGATGACCTCAACGGCCACGGAACCCACGTGGCCAGCATCGCCGCAGGGCGGCCAGTTAAGGTGAACGTGGACGGAAAAATTGTCTACGTGAGCGGTGTTGCGCCAGAAGCGAATGTTTTGGCCGTGAAAGTGCTCGGCAAGGACGGCGGGGGCACAATGACACAGATCATCCAGGGGCTGGACTATGTTGTGGAATGGAAGAAGAAGCACCCTGACGAGCCGATAGTCGTGAGCATGAGCCTCGGAAGCCCGTTCGGAAGCCCAAGAGACCCGATGGTCCAGAAGGTTGAACAGCTCATCAGGGAGGAGCACATCCCGGTCGTCATCGCGGCCGGAAACGAGTTCGTGGTCATAGACAGCCCCGGCATCGCCACCGGCGCCATCACCGTGGCCGCGGTTGACAGGGACATGAAGGTGGCCGAGTTCTCGGGCAAGGGGCCAGGCCTGAACATCTACGACATCAAGCCGGACATAGCAGCTCCTGGCGTCAAGATAGTCGCCGCGAGGGCCGGAACGAAGAACGAGTTCATAGCCATGAGCGGAACCAGCATGGCCACACCGCACGTTTCCGGAGTTGTCGCCCTCATTCTCCAGGAGCACGGCACGCTGACGCCAGAGACTGTCAAGATGATCCTCCAGAAGACCGCTTATCCCTTGGACGGCATCAACGCACTCCCGACCTGGAGTGGTGCGGGACTAGTGGATGCTTACGCCGCCGTGAACGCAGAGCCACCGAAAGAGAGCTTTTGGGGTTGGCTCGGGAGGCTGCTGCCATGA
- a CDS encoding HTH domain-containing protein: MANGLVLSRFEYISRLKAEAAEDGEAKYLDLALSLMEKAAQLEEEMEKVPGIYREKKLEIAKSIIEQYRQANELLVKAILVGESAEMALRKLERMLSSRATLRTKIIAALYGETEPIGPSELAERFGISAQAVHQALQELDKLKVVEKDEKGRYKLRDGVMDEVFRLLWQSVAELKARGAI; the protein is encoded by the coding sequence GTGGCGAACGGGTTAGTCCTGAGTAGGTTTGAGTATATTTCGCGTTTGAAGGCCGAAGCGGCCGAGGATGGGGAAGCCAAGTACCTTGACCTCGCCCTTTCTCTCATGGAGAAAGCAGCGCAGCTCGAGGAGGAGATGGAGAAGGTCCCTGGAATCTACCGTGAGAAAAAGCTCGAGATAGCAAAGTCGATCATAGAACAATACCGCCAAGCGAATGAGCTCCTCGTCAAGGCGATTCTTGTTGGAGAGAGCGCCGAGATGGCACTAAGGAAGCTCGAAAGGATGCTGAGCTCACGAGCAACGCTGAGGACGAAGATTATCGCGGCCCTCTATGGGGAGACAGAACCAATCGGCCCCTCCGAGCTCGCCGAACGCTTTGGCATCTCGGCGCAGGCAGTGCATCAGGCGCTCCAGGAGCTCGACAAGCTCAAGGTCGTGGAGAAGGACGAGAAAGGCCGCTACAAGCTCCGTGACGGCGTGATGGACGAAGTCTTCAGGCTTCTCTGGCAGAGCGTCGCAGAGCTCAAGGCGAGGGGAGCGATATGA
- a CDS encoding AbrB/MazE/SpoVT family DNA-binding domain-containing protein, with amino-acid sequence MTEQEAKIIEPLAKFHARLDKEGRIAVPKAIRDALNLAKNDYIEVVIRKVEIDHTKREIRILRQAYLITRLGAKGLIFLPSELKKQFDLKEKDIVEVVLYGFHKFDELVSEKGKLLMTKMQSVGRWSELTPDEQIPESLDMEHYTYVFV; translated from the coding sequence ATGACCGAGCAAGAAGCTAAAATCATCGAACCACTAGCCAAATTTCATGCGAGGTTGGACAAAGAGGGAAGAATAGCAGTTCCCAAGGCTATCAGAGACGCTCTTAATCTTGCGAAGAATGATTACATAGAAGTGGTTATCAGGAAGGTTGAGATTGATCATACGAAACGGGAAATTCGGATACTTCGACAAGCTTACCTCATTACAAGGCTTGGAGCCAAGGGGTTAATATTCCTGCCCTCAGAGCTAAAAAAACAATTTGATCTAAAAGAGAAAGACATCGTCGAAGTCGTTCTTTATGGATTTCACAAATTCGATGAACTTGTAAGCGAGAAGGGTAAGCTGTTGATGACCAAGATGCAAAGTGTGGGTAGATGGTCCGAACTAACGCCAGATGAACAGATTCCTGAAAGCCTGGATATGGAACACTACACTTATGTGTTTGTTTAA
- a CDS encoding BlaI/MecI/CopY family transcriptional regulator — protein MQPHEFKLTEEGIKAVLPPLEAEIMEHMWRVKVATAGQVYEYMKVKHPDIRRSTISILMNRLCERGLLKRSVEKGRGGMRYVYSITTTREEFEERVVQSILDALMTNFKEATYAYLSRIKK, from the coding sequence ATGCAGCCCCACGAATTCAAGCTCACCGAAGAAGGTATAAAGGCTGTTCTTCCGCCCCTTGAGGCCGAGATAATGGAGCACATGTGGAGGGTCAAGGTGGCGACGGCAGGACAGGTCTATGAATATATGAAAGTGAAGCACCCGGACATAAGGCGCTCCACCATAAGCATCCTCATGAACCGCCTGTGCGAGCGCGGACTCCTCAAGAGGAGCGTTGAGAAGGGAAGGGGTGGAATGAGGTACGTGTACTCCATAACAACGACCCGTGAAGAGTTCGAAGAGAGGGTCGTCCAGAGCATCCTCGATGCACTGATGACAAACTTCAAGGAGGCGACCTACGCCTATCTCTCCAGAATTAAGAAGTGA
- a CDS encoding M48 family metallopeptidase → MLFIIMALEVILAVIALKELGLRIALATFGSIVLLYLWVSTKDVKGSYLTLQRSEIPWLYDGIAEMAKKAGLPMPRVYILDDYIPNAYSFKNTIVLSLGLFEVLDSDEILAVAAHELGHIKNGDTKIFPVLAYGRFLMMVFTAVLILLAHRSAVTIAALLLYALYEIARANFLKSREFQADETALRLLDVPMNLKHALEELKYYEDLRVGVRLNALPSIEPAIERKQKPAIIETHPSYDERIFRILVEINGNNMFNQRVQ, encoded by the coding sequence ATGCTGTTCATTATCATGGCCCTTGAAGTCATACTGGCCGTGATAGCCCTTAAAGAGCTGGGCCTCAGGATAGCGCTAGCTACCTTCGGCTCAATAGTCCTCCTGTACCTCTGGGTCTCAACTAAGGACGTCAAGGGCAGCTACCTGACACTCCAGAGGAGCGAAATCCCATGGCTCTACGACGGCATAGCGGAGATGGCCAAGAAGGCCGGGCTCCCGATGCCCAGGGTGTATATTCTGGACGACTATATACCCAACGCATACTCCTTCAAGAACACGATAGTCCTTTCCCTGGGGCTCTTTGAAGTTCTCGACAGCGATGAGATACTCGCCGTTGCCGCCCATGAGCTCGGCCACATAAAGAACGGCGACACAAAGATATTCCCCGTGCTCGCCTACGGCAGATTCCTCATGATGGTGTTCACGGCCGTGCTCATACTTCTTGCCCACAGGTCAGCCGTTACGATAGCGGCCCTCCTCCTCTACGCCCTCTACGAGATCGCCAGGGCTAACTTCCTTAAGAGCAGGGAGTTCCAGGCGGATGAAACGGCACTCAGACTGCTGGATGTGCCGATGAACCTCAAACACGCCCTCGAAGAGCTCAAGTACTACGAAGACCTGAGGGTTGGCGTCAGGCTGAATGCCCTACCGAGCATAGAACCAGCGATAGAGAGGAAGCAGAAACCGGCAATAATAGAAACCCACCCAAGTTACGACGAAAGGATATTTAGGATACTCGTGGAGATCAACGGCAACAACATGTTCAACCAGCGCGTGCAGTGA
- a CDS encoding cytidine/deoxycytidylate deaminase family protein: MTVEIILDREKAERIKRIRPTKDEYFMLIAKLVSLRATCPRLRVGAVAVKDGYILATGYNGAPRGMEHCIDVGCLIVDGHCHRAVHAEQNVIAMAARKGISLEGATLYVTHFPCDICFKIVINAGIKEIVYEEMYPNEATEILLKEAQEKGIVRIRQFKLSKERVQAFLEELFGEFVD; encoded by the coding sequence ATGACAGTTGAGATAATACTCGATAGGGAAAAGGCAGAGAGGATAAAGCGCATCCGCCCCACCAAGGACGAGTACTTCATGCTTATCGCCAAGCTCGTCTCCCTCCGGGCAACCTGTCCCCGCCTCAGGGTCGGTGCGGTGGCCGTGAAAGACGGCTACATCCTTGCCACTGGCTACAACGGTGCACCCAGGGGCATGGAGCACTGCATCGACGTGGGATGCCTCATCGTCGATGGGCACTGCCACAGGGCGGTCCACGCCGAGCAGAACGTCATAGCGATGGCGGCTAGGAAGGGCATAAGCCTCGAAGGAGCAACGCTCTACGTCACCCACTTCCCCTGCGACATCTGCTTCAAGATAGTCATAAACGCTGGAATAAAGGAGATAGTCTACGAGGAGATGTATCCCAACGAGGCAACGGAGATCCTGCTCAAAGAGGCGCAGGAAAAGGGAATAGTCAGGATAAGACAGTTCAAGCTTTCGAAGGAAAGGGTGCAGGCATTCCTGGAGGAGCTTTTTGGGGAGTTCGTGGACTAG
- a CDS encoding DUF2304 domain-containing protein: MYAVQYIAIVVVLALMLYVLGKYGKKEFEWGDFLFWEAILLGLLVVAIFPLEMANEIRKLLGLGRGLDALFVLAIGLSYLLILKVYVAVDRTEREITELTRKIAIEMEEINRRLEEINEKL, encoded by the coding sequence ATGTACGCGGTTCAGTACATAGCCATAGTTGTCGTGCTGGCCCTGATGCTCTACGTGCTGGGCAAGTACGGAAAGAAGGAGTTTGAGTGGGGTGATTTCCTCTTTTGGGAGGCCATCCTCCTGGGTCTGCTGGTGGTGGCGATATTCCCCCTCGAAATGGCCAACGAGATCCGGAAGCTCCTCGGTCTCGGGAGGGGCCTCGACGCACTGTTCGTCCTCGCGATAGGCCTGTCGTACCTCCTTATATTGAAGGTCTATGTTGCGGTGGACAGAACCGAGAGGGAGATAACGGAGCTGACGAGAAAAATCGCAATCGAGATGGAGGAGATAAACAGGAGGCTTGAGGAGATAAACGAAAAGCTCTAG
- a CDS encoding glycosyltransferase produces MDVKLVVFDLDGTLVGAPRPFAEIKEELKSWLIEMGIPEEIIGDLTPMYENLLRISRETGRDFEELYSILVELESERMKDGFLFDGVLQVLNFLRERNIKMAIMTRSSREATLKALEMHGIGDYFGVVSTRDDVPPDELKPSPGQLRRIIEAFGLEPTNVLVVGDHGYDVLPARELGALSVMITGHIAGRMSFSVDSTPHFEVQDMKGLLALLENLLSTYVVVPAYNEEVTIGAVLDELLKYFRREEIVVVNDGSRDRTREIARSKGVHVLTHLVNRGLGGALGTGIMYALRRNARLILTFDADGQHLVSDALRVMKPVAEGKADFAVGSRLKGDTSQMPFVKRFGNFVLDAITAVFARKYVSDSQSGLRCFSRDCAAKIRITCDRYAVSSEIIIEAARNGCRIVEVPIRAVYTEYSMKKGTNILEGVKIALNLLFDKLR; encoded by the coding sequence ATGGACGTGAAACTGGTGGTCTTTGACCTTGATGGAACACTGGTCGGTGCACCCAGACCCTTCGCTGAAATTAAGGAAGAGCTCAAATCCTGGCTCATTGAAATGGGGATACCCGAAGAAATAATCGGCGATCTGACGCCTATGTACGAGAATCTGCTGAGGATATCTCGCGAGACGGGAAGGGACTTTGAGGAGCTTTACTCGATCCTTGTCGAGCTTGAGTCTGAAAGAATGAAGGACGGCTTTCTGTTTGACGGAGTCCTGCAGGTCTTGAACTTTCTGAGGGAGAGGAACATCAAGATGGCGATAATGACCAGGAGCTCTCGGGAGGCAACGCTGAAGGCCTTAGAGATGCACGGGATAGGCGACTATTTTGGCGTGGTCTCCACCAGGGACGATGTCCCTCCCGATGAGCTCAAGCCCAGCCCCGGACAGCTCCGGAGGATAATCGAGGCCTTTGGCCTTGAACCGACCAATGTTCTGGTGGTTGGTGACCACGGCTACGACGTACTCCCGGCCAGGGAGCTCGGCGCGTTGAGCGTCATGATAACGGGCCACATAGCCGGAAGGATGAGCTTCTCGGTAGACTCGACGCCCCATTTTGAAGTTCAGGATATGAAGGGCCTCCTTGCACTCCTGGAAAACCTCCTCAGTACCTACGTTGTTGTTCCCGCCTACAATGAGGAGGTGACCATCGGTGCCGTCCTCGATGAGCTGCTCAAATATTTTAGACGGGAGGAGATAGTTGTCGTCAACGATGGCTCCCGCGACAGAACCCGGGAGATAGCCCGCTCGAAGGGTGTCCACGTCCTCACCCACTTGGTCAACCGCGGCCTCGGCGGCGCACTCGGCACCGGAATAATGTACGCCCTCAGGAGGAACGCCCGCCTTATCCTCACCTTCGACGCCGACGGTCAGCACCTCGTGAGCGATGCCCTGAGGGTTATGAAGCCCGTCGCCGAAGGAAAGGCGGACTTTGCCGTTGGTTCGAGGCTTAAGGGCGACACCAGTCAGATGCCCTTCGTGAAGCGCTTCGGGAACTTCGTCCTCGATGCCATAACGGCCGTCTTTGCGCGAAAATACGTCAGCGACAGTCAGAGCGGGCTGAGGTGCTTTAGCAGGGATTGCGCCGCAAAGATAAGGATAACCTGCGACCGCTATGCGGTTTCAAGCGAGATCATCATCGAGGCCGCCAGGAACGGCTGTCGCATTGTTGAGGTACCAATCCGCGCCGTGTACACCGAGTATTCCATGAAAAAGGGGACGAACATCCTGGAGGGTGTTAAGATAGCCCTCAACCTGCTGTTTGATAAGCTGAGGTGA
- a CDS encoding glycosyltransferase 4 family protein produces the protein MIAAAPLIGLTLTLILTPYVAARMKRAGIIGRDIHKMNQPEVAEMGGIALLLAIPLALSPFMNEEIVKVLMVFLLFGVVGIIDDLTNLRQLHKVVISLLVSVPVAFFSIASEVDLFGHTLNLGILYPVFAVLFVTGSANLVNMLAGFNGLEVGTSAIILGVLAAITEGNARVIALTGMGAALGFLWWNRYPARVFPGDTGTLSIGALIGLVAITGKVEIYAALLLIPHFLDFVIKAAGVRFGVRRHGRTRVLPDGTLQAPPYPSLLGKIMRKVRVTEPKLVAIVWLIELSLGLLVWALHQLL, from the coding sequence ATGATAGCGGCCGCTCCGCTTATAGGTTTAACCCTAACGCTCATCCTCACCCCTTACGTCGCCGCAAGAATGAAGAGGGCTGGAATAATCGGGAGAGACATCCACAAAATGAACCAGCCGGAAGTGGCGGAGATGGGGGGCATAGCCCTTCTCCTCGCCATCCCCCTGGCGCTCTCACCCTTCATGAACGAGGAAATCGTAAAGGTTCTCATGGTCTTCCTGCTCTTCGGAGTCGTCGGGATCATAGACGATCTGACTAACCTGAGACAGCTCCACAAGGTTGTTATATCGCTCTTGGTCTCTGTCCCGGTGGCGTTCTTCAGCATCGCATCGGAGGTAGATCTCTTCGGTCACACCCTCAATCTGGGCATTCTGTATCCAGTTTTCGCTGTGCTCTTCGTTACCGGCTCGGCGAATCTTGTGAACATGCTGGCTGGGTTCAACGGACTGGAGGTGGGGACATCCGCCATAATCCTGGGAGTTCTGGCCGCGATAACCGAAGGAAATGCCAGAGTCATCGCGCTGACCGGGATGGGAGCAGCGTTGGGCTTCCTGTGGTGGAACAGGTATCCCGCAAGGGTCTTTCCGGGCGATACCGGAACCCTCAGCATCGGTGCCCTAATAGGACTGGTCGCCATCACCGGGAAGGTGGAGATCTACGCGGCGCTTCTCCTCATCCCCCACTTCCTTGACTTCGTCATAAAGGCGGCAGGTGTTCGCTTCGGTGTGAGGAGGCACGGGAGAACGAGGGTTCTCCCTGATGGGACGCTCCAGGCACCGCCCTATCCCAGCCTCCTGGGGAAAATAATGAGAAAAGTCAGGGTTACCGAGCCCAAGCTTGTGGCTATTGTGTGGCTGATAGAGCTCAGCCTTGGCCTTCTCGTCTGGGCTCTTCATCAATTACTTTGA
- the cas6 gene encoding CRISPR-associated endoribonuclease Cas6 — MRVEIKFRPAKEGTILPFNYNYDVYAQLLEKMAIVSPEIAHEAEVSHVDYFTFSRIMVRKRELIPDKGIRVLSDDVSLYVSSSSSELIKAVVEGFIDSPVLQLGDAAFIADDIKILKEPRIKDGALFSTLSPIMVRTVKLSGNRMKIWDLYPSEEAFFDKLRKVMLMRYSAIMGTMPEERDFTIDVIKFKPVRILVRDTYYRGSLMIFRYHGSLEIARFGYENGFGEKTRYGFGMVKVIDEEPRREGQG; from the coding sequence ATGAGAGTTGAGATAAAGTTCAGGCCCGCAAAGGAGGGCACGATTCTTCCGTTCAATTATAACTACGATGTTTATGCTCAACTCCTTGAAAAGATGGCAATAGTCTCTCCAGAGATTGCCCACGAGGCCGAAGTGAGTCACGTTGATTACTTCACCTTCTCCCGTATCATGGTCAGGAAGCGCGAGCTGATCCCTGATAAGGGGATAAGGGTGCTCTCCGATGACGTTTCCCTCTATGTCTCCTCTTCTTCCAGTGAGCTCATAAAGGCCGTCGTGGAGGGCTTCATAGACAGTCCGGTTCTTCAGCTGGGCGATGCAGCCTTCATAGCGGACGACATCAAGATTCTCAAGGAACCGCGCATAAAGGACGGGGCGCTCTTCTCAACGCTCAGTCCCATAATGGTCAGAACTGTCAAGCTCAGCGGAAACAGGATGAAGATATGGGATCTCTACCCCAGCGAGGAGGCCTTCTTTGACAAGCTCCGCAAGGTAATGCTGATGAGGTACTCGGCAATAATGGGCACGATGCCCGAGGAAAGGGACTTCACGATTGATGTCATCAAGTTCAAGCCCGTCAGGATTCTCGTCAGGGATACCTATTACCGCGGCTCCCTCATGATATTCCGCTACCACGGCTCCCTTGAGATAGCCCGCTTCGGCTACGAGAACGGCTTCGGAGAGAAGACCCGCTACGGCTTTGGAATGGTCAAAGTAATTGATGAAGAGCCCAGACGAGAAGGCCAAGGCTGA